The genomic region GGGGCAGCTGCGTGGTTGGTggcggtggtggtggtggcggaGCGCGGATCTCCTCGGTCTCCTCCGGAAGATACACGACCTGCGGGATAGGCGGGAGCCGAGGGTTCTCCGGGAGAAGCTACTGCGGTGGCGTGAACTACGGAGGGGGCCTGAGCACCGGCAGCTTGGTCGGTGGGAACTACGGAGGCGGCTTAGGAGCCGCTGTCCTCGGAGGATGCCCGGGCATGGGATTCAGCGGTGGCAGCGCTCGCTTCGGCGGTGGCATGGCAGGGGGCATGGGAATGGGGCTCGGTGGAGGTGGTTTTGCTGGTGATGGCATTCTTCTTTCTGGTGACGAAAAGGTCACCATGCAGAACCTAAACGACCGCCTGGCTTCTTACCTGGACAAGGTGAGGTGCCTGGAACAGGAGAATGCTGACCTGGAGTGCAGGATCAGGGAGTGGTATGCCAAGCAGGGCCCTTTTTGTGAGCCACGGGACTACAGCTGCTACTACAAAGAAATTGAAGATCTTCAGAACCAGGTAACATCCCTTCTCAGCTGCTTTCTCCCTTGAAAGCCTCTCCCCCGGTGCTGCCCACATTATCAGGAGTAACAAATCAATGTTGTAAAATGCTCTTTGCAAACATCCATTATAACATCTGCCTGTGGAAAGCCCCAGAGCTCAGAGGTGAAATCTGGAGGGTTTCTGTTGCTTTTATTCGTCAGATATACTAAAGGGGGAAATGTTACTTCATGGAATGCATCTGGATGGGCTCAGTGATCCTTCTGAATTCTGTTAGTGCCAAGGTGTTTAAATAGACACGTGGCAAGAAAAGAActaaaagataaataaataatggatTGCAATAATTTGCCTGAATTTATATTATTGCCATCAGTCTTGCAGAATTCCAGTTAAACTTTATTTCCTCTATTAGTTTACTCTCTCATAAGCAATTGGGGAATACAGGATGTCTAATTAAAGGTAAGAAGAAAGACAGCATTGCCATAACACATTTGAAATCAGCAATTTGAAATTCAAAATGTTTACAAAGTGTGTTTGGCAAAAAATTAGGATGTCAATGCATAAAGAAGAATAAAGTGAAAAGAATCTGGGAAAGGGACAGAATGAAACCAGCTTGTCTTTAAGTCTTCAAACAAAATCTTTAAATCTCTTATCTGTGAAAATAAGATTTAGATTTAAAAGGTTGAGGTGGATTGTGGCAGGTGCTGGACACTAATTACACCTCCCAGACTGCTTGTACCTGAACCATGAATTTTATCATTTAATGTCTTCACTGCACTTCACTGAACACCCCTGTGAGTGCTGCACCCctcagctccccatccctgctacCCAGGACgtcaaaaaaggaaagggagaacaGGGTCTGGTGGCACTGGGCAATGGGAGCAGAGATTTCAGGAGTGAATGTTCTTTTTCCAGATTGTCTGTGCAACCATAGACAACAACAAGATCATTCTGAACATCGATAACAGCAGGATGACAGCTGACGACTTCCGAGTGAAGTGAGTACCGTGGGCTGCCCCCTCCTCTGTCCCCGCCCCCGGagctctgggcagctctgctgtgaccCACGACAGCCTGGAGGCTACACAGAGAAGCCTCTAGATGCCCTAATAAGGGCAGTTCCAGGAGGGAAAGTCTGGGATGCCGAGCTGGGTTTGAGTGGAGATTAGAGTTCTCCAGGAAGCAGAGGGATCTGCGGCGAGAGTTCAGCTGTTCCAGCACGTGGTGTCTTTAAAGGggaaggttttgtttttcctgtcgGAGCTCAGAAACGCTCGTGGTGGTGTCAGACACTGACTGCTCTCTGTCTCTTGGCAGGTACGAGACGGAGCTGGCCCTGCGCCAGAGCGTGGAGGCCGATATCAACGGGCTGCGCCAGGTCCTGGACCAGCTGACGCTCTGCAGGTCCGACCTGGAGGCACAGCTGGAGTCGCTGCGGGAGGAGCTCTGCTGCCTGAAGAAGAACCACGAGGAGGTAGgtcctgcccctctcctctgAAAACCTTTCACTCCTGCGCGGTCCATCCTCCCTCGCCCCAAGATGCTGCTCTGGGGGGCAAGTGGTTGATGGAGACCATGGTGTGACCCCGGAGCTGTGAGGGTCCAGCAgagaggggctttgccaggctctgctcctccctgcaggGCAACTTGGCTGCCTCAGTTCTCTCctcctttttaaaaactgacCTGATCTGGATGGTGTTTCCAGGAAATGTGCTGTCTGAGGAAGCAATCGACTGGAGATGTGAGCGTGGAGGTCAATGCCTGCCCCGGCCCAGACCTCAGGAAGATCCTGGAGGAGATGAGGTGCCAGTATGAGACACTGATTGAACGCAACCGCAAAGAAGTCGAGGATTGGTATGAGTGCAAGGTGAGTAAATTCCCACACCTCTGACCTTCCCCAGCTAACACTCAGGCAATGGTCCCCCAGGACTTAAACCTTTAAACCATTAAAGCCACACAACAGACTGTAATAGCATTTAGAATTGGTTCAAAGTGACcaagggacacagggaagggaTGCTGCTGCCCTGTGTCCTTGTCATGGGGTGAGGGAAGCACTCCATGCTGGTGAGACTTAAGGAAGGAATTCTCTACAAGGCCGTAAGTGGTGAGAAGAACTGGAAGCAGCACTGTTAGAAGAGCAAGAGGAATGACCAGCAGGGTTTACAGTCCATTAGGATGAGAGTTTTCACCCAAACCTTTCTCATTTCAAGTTTTTGCCAACTTCTCTGCTCTTTCCTTAATACTTAATCTGAGTTACAGTGCACCTTCCCTGAATTCCCTCTTTACCCTGGACTGGTGATTTCAGATTGAGGAGGTGAATCGGGAGGTTATTACAAGCGGTCAGGAGGTGGAGACGTGCAACAACCAGGTGACCGAACTGAGACGCCAATTGCAAGCCCTGGAAATCGATCTCCAAGCTCAGCTCAGCCAGGTGGGTGATGAGCTGGTGCAAACCTCAGCCACCTCACAGAATTTGCAGCTAAACGGGTGTTTCTCCTGCCTGTATTTGTATTGTGTCCCTTGTCACTCCTCAGAGGGACAACCTGGAGTCCTCGCTGGCGGAGACAGAGTGTCGCTACAACAACCACCTCgctgagctgcagagccagaTCACCTGcgtggagcagcagctggctgaCCTGCGGGCAGAGATGGAGTGCCAGAACCAGGAGTACAAGATCCTGCTGGACGTCAAGTGCCGCCTGGAGCAGGAGATCCACACGTACCGCTGCCTGCTGGAGGGCGGCCAGCAGGACCTTATGTAAGTGGGCTTGGGACTCACCAAAAAGTACAGTGGAACACCTGTGTCCTGGTTATTTTGGTGTAACAGCAAAGGGAAGGTCCTTCTCCCTTACTGACCTACTCGGGCTGCCTGGTGCCAATGGTGGGgacctgctgccctgccctgtgccagctgctgccacaaggagAGTGGTCACTGAAACCTTCAGCCCATTTTCTGCCAAAAAGGGAACCTGACTGAGAGCAGCCGGGACACTGAAAATCTATAGCTCTAGTTTGTCTGACCTTTCCCTCactaaaatgttattttctgtcCCCTCAGTCAGCAAGGAGGAATTGGTCAGTCTTCGGGTCTAGGAGGAGGAGTTGCAAGAAGCAGTGGGATAGGAGGAGGAGGCATCATTAGGACAAGCCACACTTACACTTCGTCTGCCCAGATCCCATCCTGTGCAGCTGCGGAGATCCAAGGTAAGAACTGCCCCACTCTGAGGGTTTCCACAGTTTCCTCTGCTCTAATGCAACACGGATGGGCAGGAAGAAAGATCTTTCCCAGGCAGCTTACAGATGTACTTGGAAGTTTTATTGTGGGGCCCCTGGGAAATACAGGATGGGAGCCACAGAGAGGAGAGCTTTTGGGAGCTGGGACTCTGCTGAGACACAGGAGAACTGCcaaagggaggaggggaagagggatAAAAGGGAGAGGGACAGAGTCAGCAGGCAGGCAAGCCATGGACAACATGGAGAAAAGACTGACATGAGATGGGGGCAGaggaaagagcaggagaaagcAGAGTGCTCAGAGATCAAGGTGGAGGTAGAAAAAGCAGGAATCATGGGAATACTGGCAGATAACTGCTAGTCCTAGTTCAAGAGGAAGCTTCCAGCcaaactgaaaaggaaagaatgaaatatGGTGAGAGTTGGTCCAGGAAATGAGAGTGAGCAGGAGCATTGTTCCAGCACGGACCCCAATGCCATTCCCTCATCCACATCTCCAGCTTCCACTGCCTGGCATGGAGAAGGGCAGCCTGTGCTACAGCACAAACAGATCCATCTGCCTGGCTGGCAGGAGCCATCAGACCTTCCCAAGAAGGGGCAGTATTTATCTGAAGTTCTAATTGAATTGGCTTGTGAAACGATCACGTGTGGGGAATGACAGTGTGGGAAAGAATCCATTTTTGCCATAAACACAGTAATGTTTCCTTTGATCTCTCCAGTGCCTTGCCGAAGGATTTGTGATTAAGCAGAGAAACAAGAATATCCAAGAGAAGCCTGAAGCAGAGCTATGGGTGAAGAGAGAATATTTACTGCATGTGTCTGCAGAGAGCACGGGGCGTGCTCGTCTGCGCCGCTCAGCCGTGCTAAGCAATGTGCCAGAGGGATGAGCAGAGCGTTGGGCCACATTCTGCTTTGGTTTGCTATTTGCTTTTCCAGTCTGTGTTGCTGTGTGTGGCCCAGCACCACGACTATCGCTGCAGTCAGCCAGTGATCAGCCATCACTAATGtacctgctgctgaaaaatgtCTCTAATAAAACTTTGCTTGTGCCTGATGCAATCAAGAGCGTGCATCTGAGGCTGAGTTTCTTTAGAACAACCAGGTGCTGAGCCATGGGCACACGGGGCACCTAAACTGGTCGGGGTCATCCTGCACTGGGagcaaagctgctttcccagcAGGAGCCAGAGAGCGGCCTTGCTGACCTGGCAGGTCTTGTCCCACTCCTCCCTGTCACAGCCTGAGGCAGATGTTGCCTGTTCCTGCATGACCCACATGGACAGGCAGGTCAGCAGACACTTGTGTCCTTCCCACACAGCACTGGGCTAAAACACAGTCCTAGAAAAGTTCTGAGCGTCACTGGTGGAACATCTGGAGACATTTTGCCTCAGTCCCAGTCTAGTGCTGACACATCTGGGCTGGGCCCTCTCATAGTCCATCACCCAGCCTGGAGGTTGTGATTAGGGTGAAGAGGAAATCTTGGTCTCCATTCAATTTCTCCTGACATGGCTTATGTTTGGACCTATTCCTTTAATTCTACAGAAATCTTCCCACTGGGAAAAGGACTGGAGGCAAAAGGTTTATCTCCTCTATTTTCCCACAGTGACTGAGTCATTTACTGGTCATCCTTCTATTGCAAAGAGTTTCAACCTGAACATCAGGAACGGTTGGAAGATCATCTTTAGATGAAACACACCTTGtctggggagctggggagggcagggtgggagctgaAAATGAGCAGCTCAACAGAGAACAGAATGGAGAAAAAATCCACAGAGGCACTCAAACCTCACAGGTAAGACAAGGATCACTCCCTCCTTGGGCCTCGaccagcagctggtgctgagCCAGTGCATCCTGGCACTGACCTGCCCCGAGGCACTCTGGGTTTGCAGAACTTGCAGTTAAAAGCATTATGAGGGTGTTTGGAGGATTAAAGTGTTGGTCCAGAAAGCCAAGCAGTGACAGGTGACTGTGATGTGGCTGCTACAGAGTCAGATTCACCTGTGACATGACCTGGAAAAGCAAAACTCCTGGTCACTCCTTTTCTGTCAAGGGCTGGAGGTTATGGGCCAGCAGgctcagggcaggaggaggacaGGCACAAAGAGAAAACCACTTCAGGACTGTACATACAGCACACggctctgctgctggtgctTCTGTACTCTCCTGATACTGACACAGACTTTACACGGCATCGAGTCCCTGAAGAAGTTTAACCACTAAAGTTCAGGGAGCAGGTGAAAGGTGCCCTTGGAGAGAAGGTGTCTCAGTggtatttcttttatttcatctACCAGACACTAAGCTCAATAGTATCCATGGGCAAGACAAGAAAATGTAGCACTGGAACACCTGCAATGACCAAAGTGGTCAAAGGTAGAAGCTTTTAAACCAAGACTATAAATCAAGTCATCTTTAAATATAACACATATTGTGCCTATAATGGCAAATTTCTGTTGGACTCCTCTGGAGCTCAGCTGTTCTGAGCTCTGGCTGAGAAGTCAAAAAAGCAaacctttcccttttccattcccattgtctcctcctgcctcctcctcccaacCTACGAGTCCTCACACTctcatttctaaaaatataaagGCACTGCACTGAGGCCCTTCCAGTTTCCATTCTTCTGGAAACTCTCGGCCATGTAAGATATATAAAAACTTGCCACTCTCTCCTGGCAGCCCCATCTGATTCCCACCAGCTCTGGGCTGTTCCTCCTCTTATGAACTGCTGCTGacatccagctgctcctccacaGACCTCCCACCCTTCCCACCGCAGCCGGCGGGTCCGAAGCGTGCGCTTTCACAAACGAGCTGCCCTAAATTCCTGAGAGGTGAAAGAGACCTAATGACATGGTCAGAAGGACTCTAATGACCCAGACATGATGAATATGCCTCTGGAAAGCCCCCTGGGGGGGGAGTACAGCCTCAGCTCCTGGGATGCTGTGATGTTGTTTGTGGACCTATGAGCTGGGATGCGCCTGGAAGGCAGCTCAGGAGAGGCAGCTTATGATTAACAGTCCCCCAGCAGAAAACACCCTGGAAACACCCCATTTATTAAAGAGCTGCAAATTATGGAGCTGCAAACATTGGAAACTACATTTCCATAAGATTTCCGTATTTCTTTGTGCTAATGAGACAGACCCAGGAAGCTTAGGAGTTCAAGTAACTGAATGAAAATAGGAGGAAAAGCTTAATTTAATCTTCTAATGTTTCAGAACAATCACTTAATTTTATCTTAGTTTAACTGGTGCCCTCATTTCCTGaagacaaacaggaaaaatagcGAGGCAGAGGGAAGTGTGTGTGGTTTGAGGCTCCTGGGCACAGTGTAGGTGGGTCTGAGGTGTCCAGAGGGATCAGGAGCTGTCCCTGCAGCGGGCACGCAGACACCCTCCCCTCCCAGGGAGCAGTGTCAGCCcgtgttcctgcctgtgctgctctgatgTGCTGCAGTGATAACCGTGGAGCCGGGAAGGAATGTGTGCTCACTCAGGAGAGATGCTGCAGACAGCTGTTGGGAAACTCCTGAGGAATCATCCGCAGCCCGGGCGAAGCTTCCAGCGACGCAGCTCTCGGCAGTTTCGGTCCGTTCCTGCCGCCACGCCCTGGCTCCCAATTATGTTCTCGGGTCCTAGGAATGAAATCCAGCTGTTTCTCCCTATACACAGTAACTTTGTTAGAGGTTTTGCCTGTTCTGAGCtttgtttctgtgtgtttggggctggagggaggCCCAGCgtggcaggcagggaggcaccACGGCTGggcccagctgcagctctgccagtgccGAGAGCTTTGTCTTTGAGTAAAATCACTTTGAGAAGTCTCTCCACACCCATCTCCAGCTTGCTGGAGATATCACTGGAATGCTGCTGGCTGTTCTGGTGCTGGATAAGGAACATCCAAGGAGGCAAAGATAAGGGAAGGCATCTTTTCAACAGAAATAAGAGCAATAAAATGATGGGGAAATCCACAAATACTGGGATAATTCAGTCCTTTGGTAAACGGGATAATTTACCTTCCATAACAAAACCTATTTCAATTGATAATGCCATTTCAGCAAGAGTTTGAAGTCACTCTTCCCTGGTGAAGCAGGCTTGCAGAATTTCTTACAGGGAATGGTTGGTTTCAGAAAGCTCAGGAACGCCTGTCCCTTGCTCCATGGACACTGCAACAGGGGCTCCCAGGGAGAGGTCCAGTGGTCTGGAGTCTCAGCAAAGCATCTCATGAAAATGAGCTCAGCCTCACTTTTGATGTCAGAAGTGTGAAAGGATCCctagtttttattttccctgccTAATTAAGATTTGGAAATTTTACTGACAGAGAAATTCTAGTTTGTACCAAACCCACCTTTTCCAAGCCCATGTggagctgcactgggcagcgactgctctgcagctccatcAGCAGCTCTGTCTTTATATGTGCCAGGACAGCAATCCCTGAAGCTCTGATTAGAGCACAGCACATATTGACAGAGAAATTGGCCATAGGATGTTTCCACTCCCATCCACTGTTTCAAAACCACCCTTTCCCAGCAACAATTACAATCCATAATGAGGAAAAGTGTAGAAATTATCTTCCACTGAAcaacaggaaatatttaaagcaCTTTTACCTTCCTTTACACTCTCCACATAATGAAACAAATCCCTTGTGAATTACTGGAGAGCCACAATCATACAGGAAGAACCTTTCATCCGTGTCTATTAAGAGATCCCTCCTTGGTCTCACTTGTCTCGTAGCAGAGTGTTCCAGATTTGTCATTTTGCCAGTGGAGAGATTTAAAGGTTAATCTCTGTGTCTCTGATCTTTCTACAGAGTTCTTACATCATTCCTCATACATCATTCGAGAAGCAAACTtagtatttcttctttctttttcatcttgcATATTCCAACCTCAGCACCTTGCATGAAAACTGCTTGTTCAACTcgaaataaaatgaaaataaattaatgagaGATAAAGAGCTCTTTGATGCAATAACCTTTAATGATTTCTTCCTGGTATGTAATTTAGGACTGTGTTTTTCCTGGCTTAATGCTGTAAGTTTGCATCATAAACAAAAAGCTGATGATTCATAAAACATTATTGCTaatgtatttttgaaattagCAAGAGACATGTAAAGCATCTTCCTCGTCTACCAGGCTTCTTGAAAGGAAACTTCCCTTTGAGAAATTATTCTTGGCACCAATGGCTGGAGTAGCCAGCCTTATGGGAAGAAGGAGCAGTGGTGACACCCACTGTGGAAGGTATAAATAGGGATGGGCGGCCACGGCCAGCTCGCAGTCTGATTTCATATCAAGCTGTGCATCTTGCTTTGGGCTTCTGCTTGCCTTGCCAACCGCTGTCGCCATGAGTTGCAACATTAAGGAGACTATTACTGTGTCTAGCAAAGGCAGGAGCAGTGGTGGCAGCTGTATcattgg from Pseudopipra pipra isolate bDixPip1 chromosome 26, bDixPip1.hap1, whole genome shotgun sequence harbors:
- the LOC135402770 gene encoding keratin, type I cytoskeletal 19-like, whose product is MSCSIKQTTGSLRGRTSGGSCVVGGGGGGGGARISSVSSGRYTTCGIGGSRGFSGRSYCGGVNYGGGLSTGSLVGGNYGGGLGAAVLGGCPGMGFSGGSARFGGGMAGGMGMGLGGGGFAGDGILLSGDEKVTMQNLNDRLASYLDKVRCLEQENADLECRIREWYAKQGPFCEPRDYSCYYKEIEDLQNQIVCATIDNNKIILNIDNSRMTADDFRVKYETELALRQSVEADINGLRQVLDQLTLCRSDLEAQLESLREELCCLKKNHEEEMCCLRKQSTGDVSVEVNACPGPDLRKILEEMRCQYETLIERNRKEVEDWYECKIEEVNREVITSGQEVETCNNQVTELRRQLQALEIDLQAQLSQRDNLESSLAETECRYNNHLAELQSQITCVEQQLADLRAEMECQNQEYKILLDVKCRLEQEIHTYRCLLEGGQQDLIQQGGIGQSSGLGGGVARSSGIGGGGIIRTSHTYTSSAQIPSCAAAEIQVPCRRICD